The proteins below are encoded in one region of Methylobacillus flagellatus KT:
- a CDS encoding SIMPL domain-containing protein, giving the protein MATEKTASIPAYTILGVLLFAGLCGLGYQLAQSALQIKQLERTVEVKGLSEREVKADIAIWPITFSIADNDLSALYQSIQEKNTSVLEFLKNNGFTADEASVSAPSVVDKQAREYGNTSANARYRYTASSTITVYSSQVDKVRDTMIKIVELGQQGIPIAGDSYNTQFIYSKLNEIKPAMIEEATKSAREAANKFAKDSDSTLGKIKRANQGTFSIENRDAGTAHIKKVRVVSKVEYYLSD; this is encoded by the coding sequence ATGGCAACCGAAAAGACCGCATCCATCCCTGCTTATACCATTCTTGGTGTATTGCTGTTCGCAGGGCTATGCGGTCTTGGTTACCAACTGGCGCAAAGCGCCCTGCAAATCAAGCAACTCGAACGCACGGTGGAGGTCAAGGGCCTTTCCGAGCGCGAAGTCAAAGCCGATATCGCCATCTGGCCGATTACGTTCAGCATCGCGGACAACGACCTCAGCGCCCTGTACCAAAGCATTCAGGAAAAGAACACTAGCGTGCTTGAGTTTCTTAAAAATAATGGCTTCACCGCCGACGAGGCCAGCGTCTCTGCACCATCTGTCGTAGACAAGCAGGCGCGCGAATACGGCAATACCAGTGCCAATGCCAGATATCGTTACACCGCCAGCTCCACTATCACGGTGTATTCCAGCCAGGTTGACAAGGTGCGCGACACCATGATCAAGATCGTCGAGCTCGGCCAGCAAGGCATTCCGATCGCAGGCGACAGTTACAATACCCAGTTTATCTACAGCAAACTGAACGAGATCAAGCCGGCCATGATCGAAGAAGCCACCAAGAGCGCACGCGAAGCCGCCAACAAGTTTGCCAAGGATTCCGACAGTACACTGGGCAAAATCAAGCGTGCCAACCAGGGCACGTTCAGCATAGAAAACCGCGACGCCGGCACCGCGCATATCAAGAAAGTCCGCGTAGTGTCCAAGGTGGAGTATTACCTTTCCGACTGA
- a CDS encoding type II toxin-antitoxin system RatA family toxin, with product MAQVEKTVLVGQSAERMFNLVDDVEAYPHFLPWCGGVDLHRKDDMITEATLHIDYHGLKQKFTTENSKTFPTSMDIRLKSGPFKHLEGFWHFTPLAEDACKVQFRLQYEFSSIILEKLIAPVFGHIANTFVEAFVRRAESDHKTP from the coding sequence ATGGCACAGGTTGAAAAAACAGTCCTGGTTGGACAATCCGCGGAACGCATGTTTAATCTGGTGGACGATGTAGAAGCCTATCCGCACTTTTTGCCCTGGTGTGGTGGCGTGGATCTGCACCGCAAGGATGATATGATTACCGAGGCCACTCTCCATATCGACTATCATGGCCTCAAGCAGAAATTCACTACCGAAAATTCCAAGACATTCCCAACCAGCATGGATATCCGCCTCAAGAGCGGGCCGTTCAAACACCTGGAAGGATTCTGGCATTTCACCCCATTGGCAGAGGACGCCTGCAAAGTGCAGTTCAGGCTGCAGTATGAGTTTTCGAGCATCATATTGGAGAAGCTGATTGCCCCTGTCTTCGGGCACATTGCCAATACCTTCGTCGAAGCCTTCGTCCGACGCGCCGAAAGCGATCACAAGACGCCGTGA
- the trpS gene encoding tryptophan--tRNA ligase: MSTKPIILTGDRPTGPLHLGHYVGSLRNRVHYQHEYKQYIMLADAQALTDNMDDIDKVHRNVIEVALDYLAVGIDPKLSTIFIQSQVPELTELAFYYLNLVTVARLERNPTVKEEIRLRNFERDIPAGFLTYPVSQAADITAFKATLVPVGEDQIPMIEQTNEIVRRFNRLYKHPVTKQEILVETKALVPEIGRLPGIDGKAKMSKSLGNVINLGASADEVSKAVKKVYTDPLHLKIEDPGHVEGNIAFTYLDAFDTDKAAVAEFKAHYTRGGLADSVVKKRLEAVLQELLTPIRTRRAELAEDKGYILQLLREGTEQAREVAARTMDEVKAALGLNYF; this comes from the coding sequence ATGAGCACAAAACCCATTATCCTCACAGGCGACCGCCCGACCGGCCCTTTACACCTCGGGCATTACGTCGGCAGCCTGCGCAACCGCGTGCATTACCAGCATGAGTACAAGCAGTACATCATGCTCGCCGACGCCCAGGCGCTCACCGACAACATGGATGACATCGACAAGGTCCACCGCAACGTCATCGAGGTGGCCCTGGATTACCTGGCAGTCGGCATCGACCCCAAGCTGTCCACGATCTTCATTCAATCGCAAGTGCCCGAGCTCACCGAACTCGCCTTTTACTATCTCAACCTAGTGACGGTCGCCCGCCTGGAGCGCAACCCTACGGTCAAGGAAGAAATCCGCCTGCGCAATTTCGAGCGCGACATCCCCGCAGGATTTCTTACCTACCCTGTCAGCCAGGCAGCCGATATCACTGCCTTCAAGGCAACCTTGGTGCCGGTGGGAGAAGACCAGATCCCGATGATAGAGCAGACCAACGAAATCGTGCGCCGTTTCAACCGTCTCTACAAGCACCCGGTCACCAAGCAGGAAATCCTGGTGGAGACCAAGGCGCTGGTGCCGGAAATCGGCCGCCTGCCCGGCATCGACGGCAAGGCAAAGATGAGCAAATCCCTGGGCAATGTCATCAATCTGGGGGCCTCCGCCGATGAAGTCAGCAAGGCGGTGAAGAAAGTCTACACCGACCCCCTGCACCTCAAGATCGAGGATCCAGGCCATGTGGAAGGCAATATCGCATTCACTTACCTGGACGCATTCGATACCGACAAGGCCGCAGTAGCCGAGTTCAAAGCCCACTACACCCGCGGCGGCCTGGCCGACAGCGTCGTGAAAAAGCGCCTGGAAGCCGTGTTGCAGGAACTGTTGACCCCTATCCGAACCCGTCGTGCCGAGCTGGCTGAAGACAAGGGTTACATCCTGCAGTTGTTGCGTGAAGGCACAGAGCAAGCGCGTGAAGTCGCCGCCAGGACCATGGACGAGGTGAAGGCTGCACTGGGGTTGAATTATTTTTAA
- a CDS encoding SDR family oxidoreductase, which yields MKTFLSIGTGPGIGFETAARFAQEGYRVVLSARNADKLNALAKVLYQSNHQVEVRTVDASNPTSVIALIDEIENTLGPIDILHYNAANLRQATVEEQPADSFVSDLAVNIGGALAATQAVKPRQESRGQGTILMTGGGFALYPSPDYLSLSIGKAGIRTITLGLFEPFKQKNVHIATVTVATFVSAGSKEARDIAEQFWQLHSQPQASWTAEIMYPA from the coding sequence ATGAAAACTTTTTTAAGCATTGGCACTGGGCCTGGAATCGGGTTTGAAACCGCAGCGCGTTTTGCCCAAGAAGGCTATCGGGTAGTGCTCAGCGCCCGGAATGCGGACAAGCTTAATGCGCTCGCCAAAGTGTTGTATCAATCAAATCATCAAGTTGAGGTGCGCACAGTCGATGCCAGCAACCCCACAAGTGTCATCGCCTTGATCGATGAGATTGAGAATACCCTTGGGCCCATAGATATTCTGCATTACAACGCCGCCAACCTTCGCCAGGCAACAGTGGAAGAGCAACCTGCTGATAGCTTTGTCAGCGACCTGGCCGTCAATATCGGCGGTGCGCTTGCTGCCACCCAGGCGGTCAAGCCCAGACAGGAAAGCCGCGGACAAGGTACGATCCTGATGACAGGCGGCGGTTTTGCGTTATATCCAAGTCCGGATTATTTATCCCTCAGTATCGGCAAAGCCGGCATTCGTACAATCACGCTGGGGCTATTCGAGCCTTTCAAGCAGAAGAATGTGCATATTGCGACTGTCACGGTCGCAACCTTTGTCTCTGCCGGCTCTAAAGAAGCCAGAGACATTGCAGAACAATTCTGGCAATTGCATTCCCAACCGCAAGCCTCATGGACGGCCGAGATCATGTACCCGGCCTGA
- a CDS encoding nitroreductase family protein, with the protein MNVIEAIESRRSIKAYDPSHTMSEAEIEQLMSLAILSPTAFNIQNWRFVLVQDPELRKQVRAVSWDQAQVTDASLLIVLTADLKAWEKEPRRYWRNAEQSVQDYLVNAIDNYYRGKEQVQRDEGMRSCGMAAMTLMLAAKALGYDSCPMDGFDFDAVAKLLNLPADHTPVMFVAIGKGTQPPRPRGGQLPLNEVVIRNKF; encoded by the coding sequence ATGAATGTAATTGAAGCCATTGAGAGCCGCCGCTCGATCAAGGCATATGATCCCAGCCACACGATGTCCGAGGCTGAGATAGAGCAACTGATGTCACTCGCCATCCTTTCCCCCACGGCATTTAATATCCAGAACTGGCGCTTCGTCCTGGTGCAAGACCCAGAACTGCGCAAGCAGGTGCGAGCTGTCAGTTGGGACCAGGCACAAGTCACGGATGCTTCCCTGCTGATTGTGCTCACGGCTGACCTGAAAGCCTGGGAAAAGGAGCCGCGCCGCTACTGGCGCAATGCAGAACAATCTGTTCAGGATTACCTGGTCAACGCCATCGACAATTATTATCGCGGCAAGGAGCAGGTACAGCGCGACGAAGGCATGCGCTCCTGTGGCATGGCCGCCATGACGCTGATGCTGGCAGCCAAGGCGCTGGGCTACGATTCATGCCCGATGGACGGATTTGATTTCGACGCAGTCGCCAAACTGCTCAATCTGCCCGCCGACCATACGCCTGTGATGTTCGTTGCCATTGGCAAGGGCACTCAGCCTCCACGCCCACGCGGCGGCCAATTGCCGCTGAATGAGGTCGTCATCCGCAACAAGTTTTAA
- a CDS encoding thermonuclease family protein: MPASPTPTMRSTPPRYINAFLTMLTGAFLAFNAHADTLTGKVIHIADGDTLTVMVNNTQHKIRLLGIDAPEKNQAYGKQSRVALNRAINGKQVTIDWNKRDDYGRIVGKVIYNGQDINLQQIQKGMAWHYKHFEREQEPEDRAKYAQAEYQAKRDKQGLWQDAKPIPPWQYRRTKP; encoded by the coding sequence ATGCCAGCTTCCCCTACACCCACCATGCGCAGTACACCACCCCGCTACATCAACGCCTTCCTTACAATGCTGACGGGCGCGTTTCTGGCCTTCAATGCGCATGCCGATACGCTGACCGGCAAGGTCATCCATATTGCGGACGGGGATACTTTGACCGTCATGGTGAACAATACCCAGCACAAGATCAGGCTGTTGGGCATAGATGCGCCTGAGAAGAACCAGGCTTATGGCAAGCAGTCGCGCGTGGCACTCAACCGCGCCATCAACGGTAAACAGGTCACGATCGATTGGAATAAGCGGGATGATTATGGCCGTATCGTCGGCAAGGTGATCTACAATGGACAGGATATCAACCTGCAGCAAATCCAGAAAGGCATGGCCTGGCACTATAAGCACTTTGAGCGCGAGCAGGAACCCGAAGACCGCGCGAAATATGCCCAAGCAGAATACCAGGCCAAGCGCGACAAGCAGGGATTATGGCAGGATGCCAAGCCCATACCACCCTGGCAATATCGCCGTACCAAACCGTGA
- the guaB gene encoding IMP dehydrogenase produces the protein MRLLQQALTFDDVLLVPAHSNVLPREVSLATKLTRSITLNIPLISAAMDTVTEAPLAIALAQEGGMGIVHKNMSIKDQAAHVSRVKRFESGVVHDPVTIQPNLTVRDVLALTRQHKISGLPVVDGKKVVGIVTNRDLRFETNLDQAISNIMTPRERLVTVREGASLEEATALLHKHRLERVLVVNDAFELKGLITVKDIQKSSDHPNACKDEKGRLRVGAAVGVGDGTEERVAALAEAGVDVIVVDTAHGHSQGVLDRVNWVKKNFPHIQVIGGNIATANAAKALVDAGADGVKVGIGPGSICTTRIVAGVGVPQISAVSNVEEALRGTGVPFIADGGIRFSGDIAKAIAAGAYSVMLGGMFAGTEEAPGEIELFQGRSYKSYRGMGSIGAMEKGSSDRYFQDNNGNVDKLVPEGIEGRVPYKGSVLAVIHQLMGGLRASMGYVGCSTIEEMRTRAEFVQITAAGMRESHVHDVQITKEAPNYRID, from the coding sequence ATGCGTCTGTTGCAACAAGCGCTTACCTTCGATGATGTTTTACTGGTACCCGCACACTCCAACGTGCTGCCCCGCGAAGTAAGCCTCGCTACCAAACTTACCCGCTCCATCACCCTGAATATTCCCCTGATCTCTGCCGCCATGGATACAGTGACGGAAGCCCCGCTGGCAATCGCGCTGGCACAGGAAGGCGGCATGGGGATCGTACACAAGAACATGTCCATCAAGGACCAGGCCGCTCACGTTTCCCGCGTCAAGCGTTTCGAGTCCGGTGTGGTGCACGACCCCGTCACCATCCAGCCCAACCTGACCGTACGCGATGTGCTGGCGCTGACTCGCCAGCACAAGATATCCGGCCTGCCGGTCGTTGACGGCAAAAAAGTGGTCGGCATTGTCACCAACCGCGACCTGCGATTCGAGACCAATCTCGACCAGGCCATTTCCAACATCATGACGCCACGTGAACGCCTGGTGACCGTGCGTGAAGGCGCCAGCCTGGAAGAAGCGACAGCCCTGCTTCACAAGCATCGCCTGGAGCGCGTGCTGGTGGTCAATGACGCGTTCGAGCTCAAGGGCCTGATCACCGTCAAGGACATCCAGAAATCCAGTGACCATCCCAACGCCTGCAAGGACGAAAAAGGCCGCCTGCGTGTCGGCGCTGCTGTCGGCGTGGGAGATGGCACAGAAGAACGTGTTGCTGCATTGGCCGAAGCCGGCGTGGACGTGATCGTCGTGGATACTGCCCATGGACATTCCCAAGGCGTGCTGGATCGTGTCAACTGGGTCAAGAAGAACTTCCCCCATATACAAGTGATCGGTGGCAACATCGCTACCGCCAACGCAGCCAAGGCATTGGTCGATGCGGGTGCCGACGGTGTCAAAGTCGGGATTGGTCCAGGCTCCATCTGTACCACACGCATCGTGGCGGGTGTTGGCGTACCGCAAATCAGCGCAGTAAGCAATGTAGAGGAAGCCTTGCGAGGCACGGGTGTTCCATTCATTGCCGACGGCGGTATACGCTTCTCCGGCGACATCGCCAAGGCGATTGCGGCCGGAGCTTATTCCGTCATGTTAGGCGGCATGTTCGCCGGCACCGAAGAGGCACCAGGGGAAATCGAACTGTTCCAGGGCCGCTCTTACAAATCCTACCGCGGCATGGGCTCCATCGGCGCGATGGAGAAGGGCTCCAGCGACCGTTATTTCCAGGATAACAACGGCAATGTGGACAAACTGGTCCCTGAAGGCATCGAAGGCCGTGTGCCATATAAGGGCAGCGTGCTGGCGGTGATCCATCAGCTGATGGGCGGCCTGCGTGCCTCCATGGGTTATGTGGGTTGCAGCACGATCGAGGAAATGCGCACACGTGCCGAGTTCGTGCAAATCACGGCGGCAGGCATGCGCGAATCCCACGTGCACGACGTGCAAATCACCAAAGAAGCGCCTAACTACCGCATCGACTAA
- the smpB gene encoding SsrA-binding protein SmpB: MYHTTETANTMSIAQNKKAFHDYFIEEKYEAGIVLEGWEVKAIRENRVQLKEAYVIIQRGEIYLIGCHVTPLGSASTHVRPDAIRTRKLLLHSEQIAKLIGKVERAGYTLVPLDMHYTRGRIKVQIGLAKGKKQYDKRHSEKEKDWKREQSSLMKKYVKTQAGS, translated from the coding sequence ATCTATCACACGACCGAAACAGCAAACACCATGAGTATCGCCCAGAACAAAAAAGCGTTTCACGATTATTTCATCGAGGAAAAATACGAAGCCGGGATTGTGCTGGAGGGCTGGGAAGTCAAAGCGATTCGTGAAAACCGCGTCCAGCTCAAGGAGGCGTACGTCATCATCCAGCGTGGCGAAATCTACCTGATCGGCTGTCATGTGACGCCGCTGGGCTCCGCATCTACCCATGTACGCCCGGATGCGATCCGTACGCGCAAGCTGCTGCTGCATTCCGAGCAGATCGCTAAACTCATTGGCAAGGTGGAGCGTGCTGGCTATACGCTGGTGCCACTGGACATGCATTACACCCGCGGGCGCATCAAGGTGCAGATCGGCCTGGCCAAGGGCAAGAAGCAATACGATAAGCGCCATAGCGAGAAGGAAAAGGACTGGAAGCGCGAGCAAAGCTCATTGATGAAGAAATACGTCAAGACACAGGCCGGTTCCTGA
- the guaA gene encoding glutamine-hydrolyzing GMP synthase: MQQKILILDFGSQYTQLIARRIREANVYCELHSWDVSDAFIREFNPAGVILSGGPNSVYEDETPRAPQSVFELGVPVLGICYGMQTMAAQLGGSVENAAKREFGYAEIRAQGHSALLKGIQDKSNAEGHGLLDVWMSHGDKVTALPEGFKIIASNSATPIAGMADENRRFYAVQFHPEVTHTKQGKALLNRFVHDICGCDQSWNMPDYVETAVQRIREEVGCDEVILGLSGGVDSSVAAALIHRAIGDQLTCVFVDNGLLRLNEAEQVMETFGKNLGVKVIHVDASAKFLGDLSGVNDPEAKRKIIGREFVEVFQQEAAKLPQAKWLAQGTIYPDVIESAGAKTKKAHTIKSHHNVGGLPDTLKLKLLEPLRELFKDEVRELGIALGLPHDMVYRHPFPGPGLGVRILGEVKREYADLLRQADHIFIEELRSTKDADGKSWYDKTSQAFAVFLPVKSVGVMGDGRTYDYVVALRAVVTTDFMTAHWAELPYDLLGKVSNRIINEVRGINRVVYDISGKPPATIEWE, translated from the coding sequence ATGCAACAAAAAATTCTGATTCTCGATTTCGGCTCCCAATACACCCAGCTGATCGCCCGTCGCATCCGTGAGGCCAACGTCTACTGTGAGCTGCACTCATGGGACGTATCTGATGCATTCATCCGCGAGTTCAACCCAGCAGGCGTGATCCTCTCCGGCGGCCCCAACTCTGTCTATGAAGACGAAACCCCGCGTGCGCCGCAAAGCGTGTTCGAACTGGGTGTGCCCGTATTGGGCATCTGCTATGGCATGCAGACCATGGCAGCGCAACTTGGCGGCTCGGTGGAAAATGCCGCCAAGCGCGAGTTCGGCTACGCCGAAATCCGCGCCCAGGGACACTCCGCCCTGCTAAAAGGCATTCAGGACAAAAGCAATGCAGAAGGCCACGGCTTGCTGGACGTCTGGATGAGCCATGGCGACAAGGTCACGGCCTTGCCCGAGGGCTTCAAGATCATTGCCAGCAACAGCGCAACCCCGATTGCCGGCATGGCGGACGAAAACCGCCGCTTCTACGCGGTACAGTTCCATCCTGAAGTCACCCATACCAAGCAAGGCAAAGCCCTGCTCAACCGCTTCGTGCACGACATCTGCGGTTGCGACCAGAGCTGGAACATGCCGGACTATGTGGAAACCGCCGTGCAACGCATCCGCGAGGAAGTCGGCTGCGATGAAGTCATCCTCGGTCTTTCCGGCGGCGTGGATTCCTCAGTGGCTGCCGCGCTGATTCATCGCGCGATTGGCGACCAACTCACCTGCGTCTTCGTCGACAACGGTCTGTTGCGCCTCAACGAAGCCGAGCAGGTGATGGAAACCTTCGGCAAGAACCTCGGCGTCAAGGTCATCCATGTCGATGCCAGCGCCAAATTCCTCGGCGACCTCTCAGGTGTGAACGATCCGGAAGCCAAGCGCAAGATCATCGGCCGTGAGTTCGTGGAAGTGTTCCAGCAGGAAGCTGCCAAGCTGCCGCAAGCCAAGTGGCTGGCACAGGGCACCATCTACCCCGATGTCATCGAGTCCGCCGGCGCCAAGACCAAGAAGGCCCATACCATCAAGAGCCACCACAACGTAGGTGGCCTGCCCGATACGCTGAAACTCAAGCTACTCGAACCATTGCGTGAACTGTTCAAGGATGAAGTCCGCGAGCTTGGCATTGCCCTCGGTCTGCCGCACGACATGGTCTACCGCCACCCCTTCCCCGGCCCCGGCCTCGGAGTGCGCATACTGGGTGAGGTCAAGCGCGAATACGCCGACCTGCTGCGCCAGGCCGACCATATTTTCATTGAGGAGCTGCGCAGCACCAAGGATGCGGACGGCAAGTCATGGTACGACAAGACCTCGCAAGCCTTTGCCGTGTTCTTGCCAGTGAAATCCGTGGGCGTAATGGGCGATGGCCGCACCTATGACTATGTGGTCGCCCTGCGCGCTGTGGTCACCACCGACTTCATGACCGCGCACTGGGCCGAGCTGCCTTACGACCTGCTGGGCAAGGTGTCCAACCGTATCATCAATGAAGTGCGCGGCATCAACCGCGTGGTGTACGACATCTCGGGCAAGCCACCAGCCACAATCGAGTGGGAGTGA
- a CDS encoding RnfH family protein, producing MSTKFSIEVAYALPSRQLILKLEVEPGTTAIEAARQSGIADHFEGLDIDTSRLGIFGKQVAATTLLQAGDRVEIYRPLQADPKMARRNRVKQQGASKIRHKTPSVAVRTR from the coding sequence GTGAGTACCAAGTTTTCCATTGAGGTCGCCTATGCGCTTCCTTCCAGGCAGCTCATCCTGAAGCTGGAAGTTGAGCCCGGCACAACTGCAATTGAAGCGGCAAGGCAATCAGGTATTGCCGATCATTTTGAGGGCCTAGATATCGACACGAGCAGGCTGGGCATATTTGGAAAACAGGTGGCGGCCACTACCTTGTTGCAGGCCGGCGACAGGGTTGAAATCTACCGCCCGCTGCAAGCAGACCCGAAAATGGCGAGGCGCAACCGTGTCAAGCAACAAGGCGCAAGCAAAATACGACACAAAACACCTTCCGTCGCCGTCAGGACGCGCTGA
- a CDS encoding GreA/GreB family elongation factor, whose amino-acid sequence MSRGFVKEDDLEHAGTDLPERPLSPHPNYVTPHGFKLLQQQASALEQERQPLTMRKDDPAVQQRLAMIDRDLRYLQARLESAIVVDPATQPTDTVLFGATVEVEDENGNSHTFMIVGEDEADIATNRVSWVSPLAKALIGQKIGDSVTWHRPAGNLELEIIAIHY is encoded by the coding sequence ATGAGTCGTGGATTTGTAAAAGAGGACGATCTGGAGCATGCTGGCACGGATCTGCCGGAGCGTCCGCTCAGCCCGCATCCGAACTACGTCACCCCGCATGGCTTCAAGCTGTTGCAGCAACAGGCCAGTGCGCTGGAGCAAGAGCGCCAACCGCTCACAATGCGCAAGGATGACCCCGCCGTGCAACAGCGGCTGGCCATGATAGACCGCGACTTGCGCTACCTGCAAGCCAGGCTGGAATCTGCCATCGTGGTCGATCCAGCGACACAACCAACCGACACTGTATTGTTTGGAGCCACGGTTGAAGTGGAGGATGAAAATGGCAACAGCCATACGTTCATGATCGTCGGCGAAGACGAAGCAGATATTGCCACCAACCGCGTCAGCTGGGTGTCACCGCTGGCCAAGGCACTGATCGGGCAGAAAATTGGCGACAGTGTGACGTGGCACCGGCCGGCAGGGAACCTGGAACTGGAAATTATTGCAATCCACTATTGA
- a CDS encoding hemerythrin domain-containing protein → MNIFEALRQSHERQRDLLAQLIETSGDTPERKQLFQKIQQEIEAHERAEERHFYRPIMMDDNGIDPSRHGIAEHHEIDEILELLKETELSSPAWLVHAKELRHKVLHHLEEEEHKFFQMAGKILSQQEKQQLSAKYLRDYEEALAQ, encoded by the coding sequence ATGAACATTTTCGAAGCCTTGCGGCAAAGCCATGAGCGCCAACGCGATTTGCTGGCGCAATTGATTGAGACAAGCGGAGATACGCCGGAGCGTAAGCAGTTATTCCAGAAAATCCAGCAGGAGATTGAAGCGCATGAGCGGGCGGAAGAGCGCCATTTCTACCGTCCCATCATGATGGATGACAATGGGATAGACCCTTCGCGTCATGGCATCGCTGAACATCACGAAATCGATGAAATCTTGGAGTTGCTGAAAGAAACCGAGCTTTCCTCTCCCGCGTGGTTGGTGCATGCCAAAGAATTGCGGCATAAAGTGCTGCATCATCTGGAAGAGGAGGAACACAAATTCTTCCAGATGGCGGGAAAGATCCTCAGCCAGCAGGAAAAGCAGCAGCTTTCAGCCAAGTACCTGCGCGATTATGAAGAGGCGCTTGCGCAGTAG
- a CDS encoding DUF4124 domain-containing protein, producing the protein MNNVRWLAFVMMVILPWMTQAQVYKWKDNNGVTLYSDSPPPGNVPYELVDNVKSTPGTATAPVAGADSQAVRNAAALRRQAEAEQERRNEEKKRSEEEARRVNCQNAKANYQNFKIGGRIYKMTPEGEREYLGDEDIQRGLEEAAKEVKQYCTDEG; encoded by the coding sequence ATGAATAACGTTCGGTGGCTGGCATTCGTCATGATGGTGATATTGCCTTGGATGACGCAGGCTCAGGTATACAAGTGGAAGGATAATAACGGGGTTACGCTGTATTCCGATTCGCCCCCACCGGGCAATGTGCCTTACGAGCTGGTGGACAATGTCAAATCTACGCCTGGCACGGCAACTGCCCCAGTGGCAGGCGCCGATTCCCAGGCCGTGCGCAATGCTGCTGCCTTGCGCCGCCAGGCAGAGGCGGAGCAGGAGCGGCGCAATGAAGAAAAGAAACGGTCCGAAGAGGAAGCCAGGCGCGTCAATTGCCAGAACGCCAAGGCGAACTACCAGAATTTCAAGATAGGGGGGCGGATCTATAAAATGACGCCCGAAGGCGAACGTGAATACCTTGGGGATGAAGATATACAGCGCGGGCTGGAAGAGGCCGCCAAGGAAGTCAAGCAATACTGCACGGATGAGGGGTAG